In Arthrobacter sp. MN05-02, the genomic stretch TGCGGCTGAGGCCCTGCAGGACGGGACCGCGGGAGGTCCCGTCCTGCAGGTCGCTCAGGGCTTGCCCGCCCCCGGCGCCGCACCGATGGACCACACGCGGGGAGGCACGGTCCCGTTGACGGAGTGGTCGCCGACGATCCTCGCCTTGAACACCCAGGGGTTGTGGTTGGCCGCGGTGCGTGCGTTCCGCCAGTGCCGGTCGAAGTTCTTCGACGTGCTGACGCCGGACGCGGCGAGCGCGTTGAAGACGTCGGACGTGGCGCGGGTGGCGAGCGCCGACAGGACCACCTGGGCCTTGGCCGTCTCGAGTTCGGCGACGTCGTTCCGGCGCTCGTCCTCGACCTCGTCGGCCAGGAACGCGCCCTCGTAGGCGTGCTGCAGGCCCCGGGCGGCCCGCTCCACGGTGGCATCCGCGGCGTAGGCGGCGGCGGAGACCTCGCCGATGACCTGGAGGATCTGTGGATCGGCGGCGAACGACGACGCATTCCCGTGGCTGAAGATCCTCGTACGGTTCCGTACCTCTCGCGCGACGTCCCGCTCGGCCGCGGTGATGCTGCCCGCGAGGACGGCCAGCAGCACCGCCTGGTAGAAGGCCGTCTGGTACTTGAACCGGGTGTCGAAGTCGATGACGTTCCCGGCCTCGACGCGGGCCTGGTCGAAGGTGGACGTGCCCGAGCCGGTGGTCTGCTGGCCGAAGCCGTCCCAGTCGTCCCCGTGCGTGACGCCGTCCTGGTGCGCGCTGACCACCGCGATGACCTTGACGCCGTTGTCCGTCCGCTGGGCGAACGTGTCGATCCAGTCCGCGAAGATGCTGCCGGTCGAGTAATACTTCGTGCCGCTGATGCGGAAGTCGCCGTCGGCACTGCCCGGGTCCGGGCTCACCTTGGTGATCACGTCACCGATGGTGACGGTGCCGACCTCCGTCCAGGAGTTGCCCACGATCTCGCCGTTCACGAAGCGCTCGAGCCATACGTCGCGCTGGGGACCGGTGGACACGAGGCGGTCCTCGACGAACGCGAAGTGGGCGCGCAGCGCTTGGGGGATGTTCGAATCGGCGGCGGCCAGCTCGGTGAGGAGGCGGAACAGCTGCGGGAGCGAGGCCCCGAACCCGCCGGCGGCGACCGGTACCCGCAGCGCCCCGAAGCCGGCATCGATCAGGGTGCGGATCTCCTGCCGCGGGAGCTCGTGCTCCTGCTCGCGGCGTGATGCGCCGTCCGCGATGCGGGCGAAGAGGGGCCGGAAGCGGGCCGCGAGGAGTTCGTAGTCGGCGTCCGCGGCGGGATGGGTGTGCGTCAGGGTGGTCATGGTGGGCCTTCCGATCGGGCTGGGAGTGGGGTTCGGGCTGGGAGGGGAGGTGGCAGGACGGCAGCGGTGCCGAGGGGATCAGGCGGGGACGGCGACCCGGGGGACGGCCGCCCCCGCCGTACGGGAACCGACGATGCCGGCGCCGACGAACAGTGCGCCGATGGCGGCCGCGGCGGCGACGGCGGAGGCCCCGCCGGCCGGCCAGGCGCCGTTCAGGCCGAGGACGGCGGGGATCACGGTGCTTGCGGTGCCGACCAGGATCGCGCTCCAGCCGGTGGCCCGGGCCAGGCGCGCGGCGTCGAGGGCGAGGAGCAGGAAGAACAGACCCCACAGCACCGCCCAGGCGAGCCAGAGCACCGAGCCGAGCGGGTCGTCGTCCAGCGACGTGGCCGCGAAGACGACGGCGAGCACGGCGACGAGCCCGCAGAACCAGCCGACGCCGGCGGAGCCGAGACCGGCGACGGAGCCGAGGCCTACGTACAGGTAGGTGAGCCCGAAGAGGAAGATGCCGCTCGCCGTGCTGAAGGCGGCAGGATCCGGAGCCCCGGTCGCTGCGACGACGGTGGCGAGGACGAGCTGGAGCGCACCGACCGCGAGATTGAGGAATCCCGCGTCCCGTGGCGGGACCCGGCCGAGGAGGCCGAGTCCGTTGATCAGGAGGGCTGCTCCGGAGAGCAGCAGGCAGATGTACGACATGGGTGTCCCATCGACGGGACGCGGGACCGCTGGAGGCCCGCGCCGTGCTTGCCCCGCACTGATGCACGGGGCCGGATCTTCACCTGGGGCACCCCGCCACGGAGGGGGTTGCCGTCCGACGAGCCAGGGCTTCGCGTCGGAACTCTTGATCTGTGGCTCCGAGCGTAGGCGGCATACCGTCCGCTTTCCAGCAGGAAGACGCGGCATTCCGCCGCGTGACGCCGTGTGACGCTCCCGGATCGTGGACGTGCGCGGTCCCGCGCCGGGGTCCGGAGCTCGCGGGAACGGCCGGGACCGGGGCGGCGGCCGCGACCGGGAGGGCGCCCCGCGGCGGCGTATCATGAAGGGTCAGCTTTTATCTACCTTTAGGGGCAAGTCGTGTCCACCGTTGAAGACAATTCGGCAACCACAGCACAGACCGGCGGCGACCGGGTCAAGCGCGGGATGGCCGAGATGCTCAAGGGCGGCGTCATCATGGATGTCGTCACAGCCGATCAGGCCCGCATCGCCGAGGACGCCGGTGCGGTGGCCGTCATGGCGCTCGAACGGGTTCCCGCGGACATCCGCGCCCAGGGCGGCGTGTCCCGCATGAGCGATCCCGACATGATCGACAGCATCATCGAGGCCGTCTCCATCCCGGTCATGGCCAAGGCACGGATCGGGCATTTCGTGGAGGCGCAGGTCCTGCAGTCCCTCGGCGTCGACTACATCGACGAGTCCGAGGTCCTCACGCCCGCCGACTACGCGAACCACATCGACAAGTGGAAGTTCACCGTCCCCTTCGTCTGCGGTGCGACCAACCTCGGTGAGGCACTGCGGCGCATCACCGAGGGCGCGGCGATGATCCGCTCGAAGGGCGAGGCCGGTACCGGTGACGTCTCGAACGCCACGATGCACATGCGCACCATCCGCGCGGAGCTCAACCGCCTCTCCTCCATGGCCGAGGACGAGCTGTACGTCGCCGCGAAGGAGCTCCAGGCACCCTACGAGCTCGTCAAGGAGGTCGCCTCCGCCGGTCGCCTCCCCGTGGTCCTGTTCACCGCCGGCGGCATCGCGACCCCGGCGGACGCGGCCATGATGATGCAGCTCGGCGCGGACGGCGTCTTCGTCGGCTCCGGCATCTTCAAGTCCGGCAACCCGGCCGAACGCGCCAACGCGATCGTCCAGGCGACCACGTTCCATGACGATCCGGACATGATCGCCAAGGTCTCCCGTGGTCTGGGCGAGGCCATGGTCGGCATCAACGTCGACGAGATCCCGCAGCCGCACCGCCTCGCCGAGCGCGGCTGGTAGCAGCACAGCACGGGCAGGGCAGAGGACCGCAGCCGGCAGGCCGCGGTCCTCTGCCGTCTCCTGTGGACTCCGTGCTATCGGGGACCGGGGACGGCGACATCGCACACCTCGGCCTCGGGCCTCGCCGAACGGTGCGAAGTAGAGCTCCGGCGGCAGCGACGGCGCCGGTCCCTCGCGCCGGCCACGCGTGCACCTCGTCTGCCGAGGCGCGGGTCGTCGCGCCCGTGCCGGACGAGCACCGTCCGCGCTTCCGCGCACGCGGCCTGGTGGTCCGTCAGGATGTCCTCGAGGCTTTCCCGGCCGTCACCCCGAACTGCCGGGCGCGGTCCCACGCACCTCCGGCATCGCCGTCGATGCCGCCGGAGAACCAGCTCCGCTCCACCCGTGCGAGGTGGCGGACACCGCCGGAGACCGTGGTCGCCGAGGGCATGGACCGCCGGGCGCCGTCGGCAGCGCTGAGCCCTCCGCGCCCTGAGCACACGCTCGCCCTGGGGTGGTCGAGGGATCCGCCGAGCGTGCGGTCCTCGTCCTCGGCGGCGGACAGGGACGCGCCTCGGCTGTCGTGCGTCCACGGTGACGGCGCGGCCGGTCAGAGGTGCAGCGCGTAGGTCCTGCCGCGTCCGAGCAGTGCGAAGCCCCGCCTCGAGAAGAACTCGTAGCCCTGCGGTGTGGCGTTGACGGCGAGGTCCGCCGCACCGGCCTGCAGGGCGGCCCGCGCCGTGGCGCTCAGCAGGGCCGTGGCGAGCCCGCGCCGCTGGTGGTGCGGCAGCACCTCGAGGTTGTGGACACCGCCGAGTCGTCGCAGGCCGGTGACGCCGGACGGGTAGAACGAGTACGCGGCGCCGGAGATGCTGCCGCCCTCCCCGTGCCGGGTCACCGCATGCCAGGCCTGCCGCGGCTGGGAACGGACCACCCGCAACTCCTGCTCCAGCGGCCCCGAGTAGTCGGGTACCTCGGTGGTGAGGACGGCGTCGTCGTCCCCGGGCACCACGACGGCGGCCGCGGGCGCAGCCATCCACCACGGCTGCCAGCTCGGGCTGAATCCCAGACCGGCGAGCTCGACGGCGTCCACGGCGCCGTTGAGCCAGATGCGGACCGAGGAGGCGCCGAGCCGCACCCCCTCGGCCAGGGCGGGCCGCACGGCGTGCGCGCTCACGGTTTCCGGGAACATCATCCCCAGTTCGCGTCGCGCGGGCAGCCACACCCACGTGGAGCCGTGTGTCGAGAAGGTCCTCCCTCCCGTCGCCGTGGCCAGCGCCGCGAACCAGGCCGCATGGAGCCGCTGGCACTGGGCGATGGTCACCACGCGGCTGAACCGCCTGCAGGGCCGGTCACGCGAGGCCGCGGCGGACGAGCAGGGGCTGCAGGTCGGCGTCCCGGCCGCGGAAGGCGCGGAAGGCCTCCAGCGGGTCGACGCTGTTGCCCCGCGACAGCAGCTCCCGCCGGAAGTGGTCCCCGTTGACGCGCGTCAGGCCGCCCGAGGACTTGAACCACTCCACGGTGTCGGCGTCGAGTATCTCGCTCCAGATGTAGGCGTAGTAGGACGCCGCGTACCCGCCGGCAAAGATGTGCTTGAAGTAGGAAGTGCGGTACCGCGGCGGAACGGGCGCGAAGTCGACCCCGGCGTCGGCGAGTGCCGAGGCTTCGAAGGCCAGCGGGTCCTCGACGACCGTACCCGGCGGGACGGAGTGCCAGGCCAGATCCAGCAGAGTGGCGCCGAGGTAGGCCGTCGTCTCGAATCCCTCGCCCCAGGCTCCGGCGGCGTGGATGCGGTCGATGACGTCCTGGGGGAGCGCTTCACCCGTCTCGTGGTGGCGGGCGTAGTTCGCCACGATCTCCGGCCAGAGGATCCACATCTCGTTGACCTGCGACGGGTACTCCACGAAGTCGCGCGGGACGGACGTCCCGGAGAAGAGCGGGTAGGTGACGTCGGAGAACAGTCCGTGCAGTGCGTGGCCGAACTCGTGGAACGCGGTGACCACCTGGTCGTAGGACAGCAGCGTGGGCTCGCCGGCCGCGGGCCTCGAGATGTTCAGGTTGTTGATGACGACGGCGCGTGTCCCGTGGAGCCGCGACTGGTCCACGAAGGAGTTCATCCAGGCACCCCCGCTCTTCGTGTCGCGCGTGTAGTAGTCGCCGAGGAACAGGCCGAGTCCCGAGCCGTCGTCGTTGAAGACCTCCCACACCCGCACATCGGGGTGGTACCCGAGAAGGTCGGGGCGCTCGCTGAACGTCAGGCCGTACAGGCGGTTCGCGGCGTAGAACACTCCGTCGTGGAGGACGCGCTCGAGTTCGAAGTAGGGGCGGAGCGCGTCCAGGTCGACGTCGAACCGCGCCCTGCGCACCTTCGCCGCGTAGTAGGCCCAGTCCCACGGCTCGATCGGATGGCCGGCCTCGGCCTCCAGCTCGGCGGCTTCTGCCCGGGCGTTGCGGACGGCGGGGGCCGCGAGCTCACGCATGCGGGTCAGGATCGCGTCCAGCGACGGGGCGGTCTGGTTGTCGGTCGCTGCTGCAGCGTGCGTGTCGAAGCCCAGCAGGGCTGCGCGCTCGGCGCGGAGGGTCGCCATGCGCGTGGCGATCGCGAGGGTGTCGGCATCGTTGCCGCGTGCGCCGCGGTTGACGGCGGCCTCGTGCAGGCGGCGGCGGACCTCCCGGTCGGTGAGCGATTCCAGGGCCGGCTGCGCCGTCGGGAGGATCAGCGTCAGGAGGTACTTGCCGTCGTGGCCCGCGTCGGTCGCCGCCGTGGCCGCAGCGGAGACCGCGTCCGCGGACAGGCCGTCGAGGTCGTCGGCGGAGTCCAGCAGGAGGGCGGAATCGTTGGTGTCCTTCAGCAGTCTCTGCGAGAACTCGGTGCTGAGGGCCGAGAGTTTGGAGTTGAGCCGGCGGAGCGTCGCCTGCGCGTCGTCGTCGAGCTCGGCTCCCGCCCGGACGAAACTGCGGACGTACTCCTCCACGAGACGCGCGGACTCGTCGTCCAGGCCGTCGAGCGGCACCTGACAAAGGCGTTCGAACAGTGCGCGGTTGAGCTTGATGTTGTCCTCGTGCTCCGCGAGGCGGGGGGCGACCTGCTGCTCGAGGTCCTGGATCGCGTCCGTCGCATGGCTGACGGAATTGCTGAAGAACACGCGCGAGACGCGGTCCAGGGTGCTGCCCGCGTGTTCGAGCTGCAGCACGGTGTTCTCGAACGTGGGTGGTTCGGCGGTGTCCGTGATGGCGTCGATCTCGGCGAGGTGTTCGGCGAAACCGGCGTCGAAGGCCGGCAGGTAGTGCTCGTTCCGGATGGCGGCGAACGGCGGCAGCTGGTAGTCGAGGGTGCTTGGCTCGAGGAAAGGGTTGCTCATGGGAACTAACTTTTGCACGTCGTCGCGCATCCGCGCACTACCTGCGGGCCCGTCGGGGATCCGTCCGCGCGGCGCCGCGCTGCGTCAGATCGGACGCAGTTCGCGGTGCCGGGCGTCGATGGACGATGACACGGCCGCGCCGAGGAGCAGTAACCGCATGGTCCGTTCGGTGGCCTCGATGAGCAGCTGCTCGCCGTTCGCGACCGCGTCCGCCAGATTCATCGGGATGGTCATGATGGAGGCGATCGCGTCGATGCCGATGTCGTGCACATCCGGGGCGCCCTTGCCGAGGGAGCCCGCCAGTGCCAGGACGGGCACGCCGGCGAGCTGGGCCCTGCGCGCGACGACGGCGGGCACCTTCCCGTTCGGCGTCTGGAAGTCGATGGCGCCCTCGGCCGTGATGACGAGGTCCGCTCCACGCATGAGCGCGTCGAGGTCGAGTCCGGCGAGACCGCTGTCGATCAGGGCCTCGAAGCGCGGCACCAACCGGGCGCCGATGGCTGCGAGTCCGGCACCGAGGCCGCCGGACGCCCCCGTGCCCGGGCCGGTGCGGTAGTCCATCCCGCCGGCGAGCCCGTCACGTCCGAGGACCCTCGCCCACTGGCGCATGGCCTTGGCGAGTTCCTCGACCTGCCGGGGCGATGCACCCTTCTGCGGTCCGAACACGCGGGCGACGCCGGTCCTGCCACACAGCACGTTGTGCTGGTTGCATGCCAGGACGATCGTGGCCTCGCGGACGGCGGGGTGCAGGCCGCTGAGGTCGAGCTGTTCCGCGTCGATCAGGGCGGAGCCGCCGAAGGGAAGGTCCCGCCCCTTCCCGTCGAGGACACGCGCGCCGAGCGCCTGGAGCGCCCCGGCGCCGCCGTCGCTCGTGCCGGAGTCCCCGCACCCCACCACGATGGTGCGGATGCCCTCGTCGAGGGCCGCGCGGATCAGCTCGCCGACGCCGTAGGTGGTCGTGGCTCCCGGATCGCGGAGTTTCCTCGGCACGAGGCGGAGCCCGGCGGCGGCGGCCATCTCGACGACGGCCGTGCCCGTGGCGCTTCCGCCGAGTCGGGCATAGTGCGATTCCACCGGCGCGCCGACCGGTCCCGTGACGTTCACCGGCACGAGGACGCCGTCGGTCGCGGCCGCGAGGGTCGCGGCAGTGCCTTCGCCGCCGTCCGCTATGGGTACGGCCGTGACCTGTACCCCCGGGAGGACCCGGCGGACGCCTGCGGCGATGGACCGGGCCACCGTCTCCGCGTCGAGGGACTCCTTGAAGCCGCTGGGTGCGATGAGGATGCGCTGGGGGACTGCCATGGTGTTTCTCCTTCGGGTGGGGACGGGAGGTGGAACGAATCGTCAGGGGAAGAGCGGCAGGCCCAGGACCGGCCAGACCAGGAAGCTGAAGAGCAGCACGAGGGCCACATTGACGGGGGCCAGGAGCGATGACAGCCGGAGGAGGTCCTTCGGGGTATAGGTCTCGACGCCGTCCACCGCGGCGAACATCGCCACGGGCTTCGCGGAACTCGTGAGGGTGTGGCAGAAACCCGCAGCCGCCGTCGAGGCGAACGCCGCTGCCATGGGTTCCACCCCGACGGCCGGTGAGAGGGCGATCACGATGGGGATCAGGACGGCCGACCGCGCGGACCTGCTCTGGATGACGAGGTGGGCGACGGTGGAGAGAAGCACCACGAGCACCACGAAGAGAGGGGCTGCTGCCGGTCCCAGTGAGCGGATGGGCCCCAGCACCCCGCTCGCCAGCCAGTCGGCCGCACCGGTGGAGACGAGGGCGTTGCCGAGTGCCAGCGTTGCGGCCATGAAGAGCAGCAGGGACCACGGCACCGATTTCAGGCCCTTGCCGAGGTCCACCGAGCCGTAGCTCGGTGACGCCGCGACGAGGGCGCCGATCAGCGCTACGAGTGCGGGATGGAGGCCGTGCAGCGGCTCGGTGCACCACAGGACGACGACGGCGCCCAGCAGGAGGGCGGCACGGGACTCGGCGACGGTGAGGGGACCGGTGACGGGGGTGTCGGAGTGCTCTTCGAGGGCAGTGGCACGGATCCGCAGGCGTTCGCCGCGCTCGCCGGGGGTGGTGAACATGCGGAGCACGATCTCGGCGCAGAGATGGGATGCGACGAGGGCGAGGGGCAGGCCGAGAAGGAGCCAGGTGGCGAAGTCGAAACTGCTGCCCGTTGCCGTCTCGAGGATCTGGCTGGTGATGAGATGGGCGCCGGCCCCGAGGAAGGACCCGACCGCGGAGAGGAGGATCACCGACGGGAAGAGGATCGCCAGGGCCTTGACGAGCGCGACGCGGCCGGCGAGGGCCTGCCTCAGTGCCAGGAACACCGGCAGGGCCAGCGCGGCGCGCCCGGAGGTCGAGGGGACGGCGAAGGTGGTGACGACGAGGGCGAGGGTCGTCAGGTGCGCGAGTTGCCGCGGTGTCGTCGCACCCGTGATGATGAACGCTGCCCCGCGGTTGGCCAGTCCCGAGGCGCGCACACCTGCGGCGATGACGAATGCGGCGAGGAGCAGCCAGATGGTCTCCTCGCCCAGGGTGGAGAAGAGCTCCCCTGTCTCCATCGTCCCGGTGAGGACCAGGACCGTCGCCGCGCCGAGCGCGATGTAGGTGTCGTCGATCGAGGTGAAGATCCAGAGCCACACCGCCAGGACGAAGACCATGAGCGTGACCGCGCCCTGCGGGGACAGACCTGCGTCGGGTTGCCGGGCCGCGAGGACGACGGCGGCGGTGATCGCGAGTCCGACGACGGCGGCCACGGACCGGATGGCGAGGGAGCGCCGGGCAGCGGCCCGTGCGCCGGGATCGGCGACGGACGGCGTGCCGGGCGCCTTCGCCGCCCGTGGCGGCCTGGTGGAGTGCTCGACCAGGGTCATGGCAGCCGGTATCCTGCTCCGCGGATCGTCTCGATCCGCTCCGCGCCGATCTTCCGGCGGAGGGCACGGACGTAGACGTCGACGAGGTTCGAGCCCGGATCGAAGCCGTATCCCCACACCTGGTCGAGGAGCTGTTCGCGGGAGATGACGCGGTCGGGGTGCCTCAGGAAGACCTCCAGGATCGCGAATTCACGTGACGTCAGCTCGACGGCGTCGTCCCCGATGCGCGCCCGCCTGGAGTGGAGGTCGAGCGACAGGCCCTGATGCTCGATCACGGTGCCGGCTCCCATCGGTGTCCGGTCCGTGAGGCGCAGGCGGATACGCGCCAGGAGCTCCGCGACGTGGAACGGTTTCGTGACGTAGTCGTCGGCGCCGCCTTCGAGCCCCGCCACGGTGTCCGGGACGCTGTCCCTCGCGGTCAGGACGATCACCGGGGTCGGTACTCCTTCCCCCCTGATCTGGGCGAGGACCTCGAACCCGTCCAGGAGGGGCAGTCCGATGTCGAGGATGATGAGGTCGAAACCGGCGGCACGGGCGAGGAAGAGAGCCGTCTCGCCGTCCGCGGCATGTTCGGTGGAGTACCCGGCCGCATGCAGGCCCTTCTGGATGAAGGAGGCGACGCGGGGGTCGTCCTCGGCGATCAGGATGCGGCTCATGGTGTCTCCTGCGGTGTCGGTCGTAGGGGGGCCCGCTCGAGCGGAACGGGCTGGAGGGTGCTCGGGTGCTCGTCCCCGGCGGCCTGCGGTGCGGTCGTCGTGCCCCTGCCCGGGAGAACGGTTCCCGGCGGCTGGAGGGGCGGCCCTGCTGCAGGACCGACCCGGATCCTCGCGGGTGCCGGCAGGAGCAGCCCGAACGTGGCACCGCGGCCGGGTTCGCTGCGCACCCAGGCGGAACCGTCGTGCCCGTCCGCGATCGCCCGTACGATGGACAGCCCCAGTCCCGCCCCGCCGCGTGGTCCGCTGGTGCGCAGCCTGTCGGCGGGCAGCGCGTTGGCGGACCCGTGCTCGAAGCGTTCGAAGATCACCGCGGCCTCGTCCTCGGTCACGCCAGGGCCGGAGTCCTTCACCCAGATGCGCAGCCGCCGGTCGGCACCGGCACCTTCGAACGCGGAGCCTAAGCTGATGTCGGTGCCGTCGGGCGTGTACTGGACGGCATTGGCTCCCAGCTGGAGCACCGCCTGGGTGACGCGCTGGCTGTCCAGGGCCACCGTCCCCTCGGCGACCTCCATCAGCAGCCATCGCCGGTCGCCGAGCGCCTGCATCTTCGCTTCGAGGTCGAGCATCAGTTCGGCGACGTCGGTCGGTGCGGGCTGGACGAAGTCGGGGCGCTCGGCCTTGACCAGCAGGAGGAGGTCGGAGACGATCCTCGCCATCCGGGACAGTTCGCCGTCCACGAGGGCCAGGGTGGCTGCACGGCTCGCCGGATCGTCGTCGATCAGTTCCAGGTGCCCGCGGATCACGGTGATCGGCGTCCTCAGTTCGTGGCTGGCGTCGTCGATGAAGCGTCGCTGCGTGACGTACGCCTGCTCGAGCCGATCCAGCATGTCGTTGAACGTGACCGCGAGCGCGGCGACGTCGTCGCGCCCCTGGACCGGCACGCGTGCGGTGAGATCGGACTCGGTGATCTCGGTGGCTACGCGCCGCACGTCCCTGACGGGCCGCAGGATCTGGCCCGCCACCAGCCAGGCGATACCGGCGGTGAACAGCAGACCGCCGAGCGCCACGAAGAAGATCACGGTCACGGTCTCCTGCACCTGCTCGTATCCGCCGCGGGTGAAGGCGGCGACCACGAGCGTCCCGGACTCGGTACCGGCCTGTACCTCGACCTTCCCCCACCGCATGGGTCCTGCTGCCGTCTCGCGTACGCCGGAAGCGGCGGAGTCCGCCCGCAACTCCTCCAGCAGCGCTGTGTCGGAGGGCAGGCGGTATTCGTCGTTGTTGCCGCGTCCGTCGGACCCGAGGTACAGCACCTCGCCCCCGGTCACTCCGAGGATCACCTCGCCGGCGGAGGCGTTCTGGCGGGACAGATAGCGTTCCAGCAACTCGCCGACCGACGAGTACGGCTGCGCCGTGAGCGGATCCACGGCCTCTGCCGCGAACGTGGTGAATTCCTGCGCTTCCTGGACGACGTCGTCGTTGGCGTCCCGATCGACGCCGGCGATCAGCAGGGAGCGGACGGTGACGAGCAGTGCGAGGAGGGCCAGGGCCGTGGTGAGGACGATCCAGCCCACGATGCGCCATCGTGCGGAGACGGCCGAGCCTCCCACGGATCGAACGGTCCGCCCGGCAGTCGTCGATCCCGCGGCGGACGTCGAGCCCGGAGGACGTGGTTGCAGCCCCATCAGTCCTGGCCATCCTGCGTCGTGACGTCGTCGTCGACGTCGATTCCGTCGGATCCGTCGTCCTCCACGTCGTCGTCGAGCACCTCCCGTTCCACCAGGCCGGGGGTACCCTGGCCCGGTGCAGGCGCAGGCGCAGGCGCAGGTGCAGGCGCGGGTGCCGGTGGGGCCGCGGGTGCAGGTGCAGGATCGGGTGCGGGCTGGAGCGGCGGGGTCGGTGGGGCCGAGGGCTCCGGTGCAACCGGCAGTTCCGGGACCGGAGCCGATCCG encodes the following:
- a CDS encoding monooxygenase: MTTLTHTHPAADADYELLAARFRPLFARIADGASRREQEHELPRQEIRTLIDAGFGALRVPVAAGGFGASLPQLFRLLTELAAADSNIPQALRAHFAFVEDRLVSTGPQRDVWLERFVNGEIVGNSWTEVGTVTIGDVITKVSPDPGSADGDFRISGTKYYSTGSIFADWIDTFAQRTDNGVKVIAVVSAHQDGVTHGDDWDGFGQQTTGSGTSTFDQARVEAGNVIDFDTRFKYQTAFYQAVLLAVLAGSITAAERDVAREVRNRTRIFSHGNASSFAADPQILQVIGEVSAAAYAADATVERAARGLQHAYEGAFLADEVEDERRNDVAELETAKAQVVLSALATRATSDVFNALAASGVSTSKNFDRHWRNARTAANHNPWVFKARIVGDHSVNGTVPPRVWSIGAAPGAGKP
- the pdxS gene encoding pyridoxal 5'-phosphate synthase subunit PdxS; the protein is MSTVEDNSATTAQTGGDRVKRGMAEMLKGGVIMDVVTADQARIAEDAGAVAVMALERVPADIRAQGGVSRMSDPDMIDSIIEAVSIPVMAKARIGHFVEAQVLQSLGVDYIDESEVLTPADYANHIDKWKFTVPFVCGATNLGEALRRITEGAAMIRSKGEAGTGDVSNATMHMRTIRAELNRLSSMAEDELYVAAKELQAPYELVKEVASAGRLPVVLFTAGGIATPADAAMMMQLGADGVFVGSGIFKSGNPAERANAIVQATTFHDDPDMIAKVSRGLGEAMVGINVDEIPQPHRLAERGW
- the dcp gene encoding peptidyl-dipeptidase Dcp, which codes for MRDDVQKLVPMSNPFLEPSTLDYQLPPFAAIRNEHYLPAFDAGFAEHLAEIDAITDTAEPPTFENTVLQLEHAGSTLDRVSRVFFSNSVSHATDAIQDLEQQVAPRLAEHEDNIKLNRALFERLCQVPLDGLDDESARLVEEYVRSFVRAGAELDDDAQATLRRLNSKLSALSTEFSQRLLKDTNDSALLLDSADDLDGLSADAVSAAATAATDAGHDGKYLLTLILPTAQPALESLTDREVRRRLHEAAVNRGARGNDADTLAIATRMATLRAERAALLGFDTHAAAATDNQTAPSLDAILTRMRELAAPAVRNARAEAAELEAEAGHPIEPWDWAYYAAKVRRARFDVDLDALRPYFELERVLHDGVFYAANRLYGLTFSERPDLLGYHPDVRVWEVFNDDGSGLGLFLGDYYTRDTKSGGAWMNSFVDQSRLHGTRAVVINNLNISRPAAGEPTLLSYDQVVTAFHEFGHALHGLFSDVTYPLFSGTSVPRDFVEYPSQVNEMWILWPEIVANYARHHETGEALPQDVIDRIHAAGAWGEGFETTAYLGATLLDLAWHSVPPGTVVEDPLAFEASALADAGVDFAPVPPRYRTSYFKHIFAGGYAASYYAYIWSEILDADTVEWFKSSGGLTRVNGDHFRRELLSRGNSVDPLEAFRAFRGRDADLQPLLVRRGLA
- a CDS encoding glycerate kinase gives rise to the protein MAVPQRILIAPSGFKESLDAETVARSIAAGVRRVLPGVQVTAVPIADGGEGTAATLAAATDGVLVPVNVTGPVGAPVESHYARLGGSATGTAVVEMAAAAGLRLVPRKLRDPGATTTYGVGELIRAALDEGIRTIVVGCGDSGTSDGGAGALQALGARVLDGKGRDLPFGGSALIDAEQLDLSGLHPAVREATIVLACNQHNVLCGRTGVARVFGPQKGASPRQVEELAKAMRQWARVLGRDGLAGGMDYRTGPGTGASGGLGAGLAAIGARLVPRFEALIDSGLAGLDLDALMRGADLVITAEGAIDFQTPNGKVPAVVARRAQLAGVPVLALAGSLGKGAPDVHDIGIDAIASIMTIPMNLADAVANGEQLLIEATERTMRLLLLGAAVSSSIDARHRELRPI
- a CDS encoding transporter; the protein is MTLVEHSTRPPRAAKAPGTPSVADPGARAAARRSLAIRSVAAVVGLAITAAVVLAARQPDAGLSPQGAVTLMVFVLAVWLWIFTSIDDTYIALGAATVLVLTGTMETGELFSTLGEETIWLLLAAFVIAAGVRASGLANRGAAFIITGATTPRQLAHLTTLALVVTTFAVPSTSGRAALALPVFLALRQALAGRVALVKALAILFPSVILLSAVGSFLGAGAHLITSQILETATGSSFDFATWLLLGLPLALVASHLCAEIVLRMFTTPGERGERLRIRATALEEHSDTPVTGPLTVAESRAALLLGAVVVLWCTEPLHGLHPALVALIGALVAASPSYGSVDLGKGLKSVPWSLLLFMAATLALGNALVSTGAADWLASGVLGPIRSLGPAAAPLFVVLVVLLSTVAHLVIQSRSARSAVLIPIVIALSPAVGVEPMAAAFASTAAAGFCHTLTSSAKPVAMFAAVDGVETYTPKDLLRLSSLLAPVNVALVLLFSFLVWPVLGLPLFP
- a CDS encoding DNA-binding response regulator, yielding MSRILIAEDDPRVASFIQKGLHAAGYSTEHAADGETALFLARAAGFDLIILDIGLPLLDGFEVLAQIRGEGVPTPVIVLTARDSVPDTVAGLEGGADDYVTKPFHVAELLARIRLRLTDRTPMGAGTVIEHQGLSLDLHSRRARIGDDAVELTSREFAILEVFLRHPDRVISREQLLDQVWGYGFDPGSNLVDVYVRALRRKIGAERIETIRGAGYRLP
- a CDS encoding two-component sensor histidine kinase, whose amino-acid sequence is MGWIVLTTALALLALLVTVRSLLIAGVDRDANDDVVQEAQEFTTFAAEAVDPLTAQPYSSVGELLERYLSRQNASAGEVILGVTGGEVLYLGSDGRGNNDEYRLPSDTALLEELRADSAASGVRETAAGPMRWGKVEVQAGTESGTLVVAAFTRGGYEQVQETVTVIFFVALGGLLFTAGIAWLVAGQILRPVRDVRRVATEITESDLTARVPVQGRDDVAALAVTFNDMLDRLEQAYVTQRRFIDDASHELRTPITVIRGHLELIDDDPASRAATLALVDGELSRMARIVSDLLLLVKAERPDFVQPAPTDVAELMLDLEAKMQALGDRRWLLMEVAEGTVALDSQRVTQAVLQLGANAVQYTPDGTDISLGSAFEGAGADRRLRIWVKDSGPGVTEDEAAVIFERFEHGSANALPADRLRTSGPRGGAGLGLSIVRAIADGHDGSAWVRSEPGRGATFGLLLPAPARIRVGPAAGPPLQPPGTVLPGRGTTTAPQAAGDEHPSTLQPVPLERAPLRPTPQETP